Proteins encoded in a region of the Sterolibacterium denitrificans genome:
- a CDS encoding NAD-dependent epimerase/dehydratase family protein produces MKILVVGGSSLTGAHAALHLSSLGHEVTLAARARPGVACLQGFPFVSIDYQDYQAADFQLERLRGYEGMLFAAGADPRRLPDGESEESFYTRANIEAIPRFFARARDAGVRRAVLIGSYYPQVVPEKIVTSIYVRSRHLSDAGARALNDERFTVCSLNAPFIVGHVPGLVVPHLRALVQYAAGRLPGMPLVAPAGGVNHISSLSLSEAIASAFERGEGGRAYLVGDENLSWKAYLEMFCAAVGNPQTLAVSGEAHPMFPDSILFAGRNAVIAYEPDMAPLRYRRQHIRETIVEVASAYL; encoded by the coding sequence CGCGCGCGCGGCCTGGGGTGGCTTGTCTGCAAGGCTTTCCCTTTGTTTCCATCGATTACCAGGATTACCAGGCGGCGGATTTTCAGTTGGAGCGTCTGCGCGGCTATGAGGGCATGCTGTTCGCCGCCGGCGCGGATCCGCGCAGACTGCCTGACGGCGAGTCGGAGGAAAGCTTCTATACGCGTGCCAACATCGAGGCCATTCCGCGCTTCTTCGCGCGGGCGCGGGACGCCGGCGTGCGCCGCGCGGTGCTGATCGGCAGCTACTATCCGCAGGTGGTGCCCGAGAAGATCGTCACGAGCATCTATGTGCGCTCGCGTCATCTATCCGACGCAGGTGCCCGCGCCTTGAACGACGAACGCTTCACCGTCTGCAGCCTGAATGCGCCGTTCATCGTCGGGCACGTGCCCGGGCTGGTGGTGCCGCATCTGCGCGCCCTGGTCCAATACGCCGCCGGCCGCCTGCCCGGCATGCCGCTGGTGGCCCCGGCGGGCGGCGTCAATCACATTTCGTCGCTGTCGCTGTCGGAGGCCATTGCTTCTGCGTTCGAACGCGGCGAGGGCGGCCGCGCCTATCTGGTCGGCGACGAGAATCTGAGCTGGAAAGCGTACCTGGAAATGTTCTGCGCCGCCGTAGGCAATCCGCAGACGCTGGCCGTCAGTGGCGAAGCGCACCCGATGTTTCCGGATTCCATCCTGTTTGCCGGGCGCAATGCCGTGATCGCCTATGAGCCGGACATGGCGCCGCTGCGCTACCGTCGCCAGCACATTCGGGAAACCATCGTCGAGGTGGCGAGCGCCTATCTTTGA